A window from Takifugu rubripes unplaced genomic scaffold, fTakRub1.2, whole genome shotgun sequence encodes these proteins:
- the LOC101080214 gene encoding protein unc-93 homolog A isoform X2 has product MGVASLSIIYASIIISSMFLPPIMIKNLGCKWTVVAGMGCYVSYSLGNLYPGWYTLMPTSVILGLGGAPLWSAKCTYLTISGNTQAAAQGKRAPDVINQYFGIFFFIFQSSGVWGNLMSSLIFGQDTKIAEIPEEQLRTCGVTECGLVVQSNGTTPRPAQEVVQTLLGCYIGAGVLAMLIVAVFLDDIDRDRASRFREKREPFCKTFLATFRLLKDRRLLLVVPLTMYSGFEQSFLSGEYTKNYVTCALGIHYIGFVMMCFGATNSISSFLFGRLARYTGRAALMCLAAATNLSCIITFLLWKPDPKQLHVFFLLAALWGMADAVWQTQTNALYGILFPRDKEAAFANYRMWESLGFVISFAYSSFLCLEYKLYIMLGVLVLAAVTYPIVERHEHMHPTLTQENAENTSTKIMCQTQM; this is encoded by the exons ATGGGCGTAGCCTCTCTGAGcatcatctatgcctccatcatcatctcctccatgttcctgCCGCCCATCATGATCAAAAACCTGGGCTGTAAGTGGACGGTGGTGGCGGGGATGGGCTGCTACGTCTCCTACTCGCTGGGGAACCTCTACCCTGGATG GTACACTCTCATGCCCACCTCGGTGATCCTGGGGTTGGGCGGCGCTCCCCTGTGGTCGGCCAAGTGCACGTACCTGACCATCTCCGGCAACACTCAGGCCGCCGCCCAAGGAAAACGCGCCCCCGACGTCATCAACCAGTACTTCggcatcttcttcttcatcttccagtCGTCGGGCGTGTGGGGAAACCTCATGTCGTCGCTCATTTTCGGACAGGACACCAAAATAG ctgAAATCCCAGAGGAGCAACTGAGGACCTGCGGAGTGACCGAGTGTGGCCTGGTCGTCCAGAGCAACGGCACCACCCCCAGGCCTGCACAGGAAGTAGTGCAGACGCTCCTCGGCTGTTACATCG gcgcGGGGGTGCTGGCCATGCTCATCGTGGCCGTGTTCCTGGACGACATCGACCGGGACCGAGCCTCCCGGTTCAGAGAGAAACGGGAGCCCTTCTGCAAGACCTTCCTGGCCACGTTCCGACTGCTGAAGGACcggaggctgctgctggtcgTCCCCCTCACCATGTACAGCGGCTTCGAGCAGAGCTTCCTGTCGGGGGAGTACACCAAG AACTATGTGACGTGCGCGTTGGGGATCCATTACATTGGCTTTGTGATGATGTGCTTCGGAGCAACTAATTCCATCTCCTCGTTCCTCTTCGGGAGACTGGCTCGATACACGGGGAGAGCCGCCCTCATGTGTCTGG CTGCAGCAACGAACCTCTCCTGCATCATCACCTTCCTGCTCTGGAAGCCTGATCCCAAACAGCTCCATGTCTTCTTTCTGCTGGCTGCTCTCTGGGGCATGGCTGACGCCGTCTGGCAAACACAGACCAACG CTCTTTATGGGATCCTCTTCCCACGAGACAAGGAAGCGGCGTTCGCCAACTACCGGATGTGGGAGTCGCTGGGCTTCGTCATCTCCTTCGCctacagcagcttcctgtgccTGGAGTATAAACTCTACATCATGCTGGGGGTCCTGGTGCTGGCCGCCGTCACCTACCCCATCGTAGAGCGCCATGAACACATGCACCCCACCCTGACTCAGGAGAACGCTGAGAACACCAGCACCAAGATCATGTGCCAGACTCAGATGTAG
- the LOC101080214 gene encoding protein unc-93 homolog A isoform X1, producing the protein METQREGRDMDEDLHAGMWFLYDSKFHSDLFSKVYPEDFPEATMLSRNLKNVLVVSVGFLFLFMAAGGLQNLQSSLNAEEGMGVASLSIIYASIIISSMFLPPIMIKNLGCKWTVVAGMGCYVSYSLGNLYPGWYTLMPTSVILGLGGAPLWSAKCTYLTISGNTQAAAQGKRAPDVINQYFGIFFFIFQSSGVWGNLMSSLIFGQDTKIAEIPEEQLRTCGVTECGLVVQSNGTTPRPAQEVVQTLLGCYIGAGVLAMLIVAVFLDDIDRDRASRFREKREPFCKTFLATFRLLKDRRLLLVVPLTMYSGFEQSFLSGEYTKNYVTCALGIHYIGFVMMCFGATNSISSFLFGRLARYTGRAALMCLAAATNLSCIITFLLWKPDPKQLHVFFLLAALWGMADAVWQTQTNALYGILFPRDKEAAFANYRMWESLGFVISFAYSSFLCLEYKLYIMLGVLVLAAVTYPIVERHEHMHPTLTQENAENTSTKIMCQTQM; encoded by the exons ATGGAGACGCAGAGGGAAGGCAGAGATATGGATGAAGACCTGCACGCTGGAATGTGGTTTCTTTACGACAGTAAATTCCACTCTGACCTCTTCAGCAAAG TTTACCCTGAAGATTTCCCGGAGGCCACGATGCTCAGCAGGAACCTGAAGAACGTCCTGGTGGTGTCTGTcggcttcctgtttctgttcatGGCTGCTGGAGGCCTGCAGAACTTACAG AGCAGCCTGAACGCAGAGGAGGGGATGGGCGTAGCCTCTCTGAGcatcatctatgcctccatcatcatctcctccatgttcctgCCGCCCATCATGATCAAAAACCTGGGCTGTAAGTGGACGGTGGTGGCGGGGATGGGCTGCTACGTCTCCTACTCGCTGGGGAACCTCTACCCTGGATG GTACACTCTCATGCCCACCTCGGTGATCCTGGGGTTGGGCGGCGCTCCCCTGTGGTCGGCCAAGTGCACGTACCTGACCATCTCCGGCAACACTCAGGCCGCCGCCCAAGGAAAACGCGCCCCCGACGTCATCAACCAGTACTTCggcatcttcttcttcatcttccagtCGTCGGGCGTGTGGGGAAACCTCATGTCGTCGCTCATTTTCGGACAGGACACCAAAATAG ctgAAATCCCAGAGGAGCAACTGAGGACCTGCGGAGTGACCGAGTGTGGCCTGGTCGTCCAGAGCAACGGCACCACCCCCAGGCCTGCACAGGAAGTAGTGCAGACGCTCCTCGGCTGTTACATCG gcgcGGGGGTGCTGGCCATGCTCATCGTGGCCGTGTTCCTGGACGACATCGACCGGGACCGAGCCTCCCGGTTCAGAGAGAAACGGGAGCCCTTCTGCAAGACCTTCCTGGCCACGTTCCGACTGCTGAAGGACcggaggctgctgctggtcgTCCCCCTCACCATGTACAGCGGCTTCGAGCAGAGCTTCCTGTCGGGGGAGTACACCAAG AACTATGTGACGTGCGCGTTGGGGATCCATTACATTGGCTTTGTGATGATGTGCTTCGGAGCAACTAATTCCATCTCCTCGTTCCTCTTCGGGAGACTGGCTCGATACACGGGGAGAGCCGCCCTCATGTGTCTGG CTGCAGCAACGAACCTCTCCTGCATCATCACCTTCCTGCTCTGGAAGCCTGATCCCAAACAGCTCCATGTCTTCTTTCTGCTGGCTGCTCTCTGGGGCATGGCTGACGCCGTCTGGCAAACACAGACCAACG CTCTTTATGGGATCCTCTTCCCACGAGACAAGGAAGCGGCGTTCGCCAACTACCGGATGTGGGAGTCGCTGGGCTTCGTCATCTCCTTCGCctacagcagcttcctgtgccTGGAGTATAAACTCTACATCATGCTGGGGGTCCTGGTGCTGGCCGCCGTCACCTACCCCATCGTAGAGCGCCATGAACACATGCACCCCACCCTGACTCAGGAGAACGCTGAGAACACCAGCACCAAGATCATGTGCCAGACTCAGATGTAG